In one Carettochelys insculpta isolate YL-2023 chromosome 6, ASM3395843v1, whole genome shotgun sequence genomic region, the following are encoded:
- the LOC142014079 gene encoding olfactory receptor 5AR1-like: MEEGNHSEVTEFILSGLTGHPEMQVPLFGVFLLIYVITLLANGGLIFLITIDPQLHTPMYYFLRNLSFCDLCCSTIIAPKMLENFLAERKSISYTACAAQMYFFFSFEDTECLLLAVMAYDRYVAICNPLLYRVTMSSQRCNLLVAGCYVVGLVDSMIQTCFTFQLSFCSSNVINHFFCDVPPLLTLSCTDTHLNEILLFVLSGCILVSSIVVVVLSYIYIIATTLQIRSAKGRHKVFSTCAVHLIAVAMFQGSELYMYLRPSSSYSLDTDKIASVFYTTMIPMLNPLLYSLRNRDVKAALRKAMLKFLTSS; the protein is encoded by the coding sequence ATGGAAGAGGGAAATCACTCAGAGGTGACTGAGTTCATTCTCTCAGGACTGACGGGTCATCCAGAGATGCAGGTCCCCCTGTTTGGGGTCTTCCTGCTGATTTATGTCATCACCCTGTTGGCAAACGGGGGGCTGATCTTCTTAATCACAATTGATCCTCAACTCCATACCCCCATGTATTATTTCCTCAGGAATCTGTCTTTCTGTGATCTCTGTTGTTCCACAATAATTGCCCCTAAGATGCTGGAGAATTTCTTAGCTGAGAGGAAAAGCATTTCTTATACTGCCTGTGCTGCGcaaatgtatttctttttctcttttgaagATACGGAATGTCTCTTGCTGGCTGTGATGGCGTATGACCGTTACGTGGCCATCTGTAACCCACTGCTGTATAGGGTCACCATGTCCAGTCAGCGTTGTAACCTGCTGGTGGCTGGATGCTATGTGGTGGGGTTGGTAGATTCAATGATACAAACATGTTTTACATTTCAGCTGTCATTCTGCAGCTCCAATGTCATTAATCATTTCTTCTGTGATGTCCCCCCACTGCTAACACTCTCCTGTACTGACACCCATCTCAATGAGATTTTGTTATTTGTCTTAAGCGGCTGCATTTTAGTGAGCAGCATTGTGGTTGTTGTCCTCTCCTACATCTATATCATTGCAACCACCTTGCAGATTCGCTCTGCCAAGGGACGGCACAAAGTTTTCTCTACCTGTGCTGTCCACTTGATCGCAGTGGCTATGTTCCAAGGCTCTGAGCTCTACATGTACTTACGACCCTCGTCCAGCTATTCCTTGGACACAGACAAAATAGCCTCAGTGTTTTACACGACAATGATCCCCATGCTGAACCcactcctctacagcctgaggaaCAGGGATGTGAAGGCAGCGTTGAGGAAAGCAATGCTTAAGTTCCTAACCAGTTCTTGA